GCGGGCGCGGCACATAGCGCATGACCACCCGCCCTCGACAACCAACCGAGTTCAACGCGATCACCTGTCTGCAGTTCAAGTGAATCTCGTTGTTGTGCAATGTAGAACCGACGAAAAGTTGACGCTCCTTTCCCTTCATAGCTTTCATGGTGTCTCGGGTCCAACAATGTCCACAGCTCCTATGAGCGCTTCGTATCCGATCACCAGGGACCGCTCCGCGATGACGTGAAACCGGTTGTGCTCCAGTTTTTCCGCGGGATGCAAATGGACTTCCCCGCGCCAGCCAAAGGGCTGCGACGTCGCCACCAACGTGTCACCCAGCGTTTCGGGATACCCACCCCCGAAAACCCACGTGTGACCGGATGGCGTCTTGAAAACCGATCCTGTACGGACCAACAAATTCGCCTGCGCCGCAACAGACATCCACGACGGACGTCCATGTATGAATCCGAGGGTGTTCGTCGCCGCCAGCATCTCATCCAGCGCACCAACCGCGGCGACAACGTCGACCACCTCAGTTGGCGTGTCTACGTCATCGAGGAGCCTTGCCGCGAACTCCGCCTCCACCGCGATCGGTTCACGCAACCGGTGGATTTGGGCTGCACGGGTACGAATCTCATCCCTAGACGGCGCCGTCAAATCACATTCGTCGGCCGCCCACGTGGTGACCGCCGCGAACACCGGTAACGCGGACGGACGGTCGGCAGCCCGCTTCACGTCCGCCTCAGGGTCCAAGTCCTCTTCAGATGCGTTCCAGGCAGCCGCCCAGACACCGAACGAGTCGTCGATCCCGTAGTTCCAGGGTTTGATTTCGACACCGTCCGGCAGCCACCGCTCGACGTCGCCAGCCGTCGGCTGCCACTGCGTCACAGTGAACAACCCACCTACCGACGGATTCACCAGCGGCGCGTCAAACGGCACCGGCGCCAACACACTCGTCATCTCAAAATATCCTCTCTTACAACAGGGTTAGCCAGCTCAGTCGAGGGAGGCGCTGTCGGCGGCCGGTCGGCACCCACCACCAGCTCGATGCAATCGATGCACCGCCACTTGTGGACGTTCCCCTTGAACGTCCGCGACGGGCCGTCACAGTCCGGACACACCCCCACAGCCGAATCCCGCGCCAACCGACTACTCACAGCCGCAGCCTCCGCATATCAGCCGCCACACGCTCCCGCTCCCTGTCCTGTACCGCAGCCTTCGCCAGCGCCCGACCCGACAACGCAAGCTGACGACGATTCCGCAGCCCCGGCAGCCGGTTTCGCAACATCACAACCCTTTGATCGAAACCAACCAGGCTGTCACTCGACAACGCATCAGAGAGACCCACATCAAGTTCCGATACCTGGCCGGCCGGCTGTGCCGCCACCACGGCCGCCAAATCCGAGTTCAGCGGCTCCACCACCGCCACAAGGAGATCCACCCACGAACCGTCGTACAAGTCGCTCTCGTCAATCTCAGGCACAGTCTTGTGGGCCGGATCGCGCACCAACGCCGCTAACCGATCACGCGCACCCTCCGGCAACCCCGACGCTGACTGCTTCGCCAACAGCTCCACCACCGCGGCACGAAGACCACACACCTCCTTCGCGATCTCACGGACATCCCGCAGCGGCTCCAGCAGCGGAGGTACGCCGTCACCGAAATTGCGCCTGTCCGCCAACCGCACACCATCCGCCAGAAGAGCCTGAACCTCAACCGCCAACGGCCGACACTGAGCCTCAACCTCAGCGCACAGATCGAAACTCGCATAGTGGACGTCCCACCCCTGACGGCGCTGCTCCCGCCCCTCCGCCTGGTCGAAATCCACCCGCCTCGGCACCGACCGCACCAACGACCCCCGCGCGCGACCCCGGTCCCGCTCCGAAGACAACGGCGCATCACTCGACAGCAACGAACGCCGCCGCCCAACCCGCTCCGCATCAACCGGCGACGCAACACCCCACGCGCTCATCGGCCCAGCCCCAACAGCAGCGCCGCCAACGCATCAACACCAGCAGCGGTCAGATTCGGCCTCGCCGCATCGATCGCACGCCGAACCGTCCAATACGCCAAACCCGCCCGACACGCCCGAACGCCCGGATCGTCCTCCGACCGCCCAAGAGCTTTCAAGTGACCGAGCTCAGCACGCCACAACGACGCCCGCTTCGAGTCCGGTTCACTCACACAAAGGGTCTCCATGTATATGACGGTAAACCCTTGCGGTGCAACAGGTCTTAACGCTTAAGACCCTGTGTCGCAACAACATCCAAACCGTAACCTCCAGTGTCACCCAGATCACACAACGACCACGCACAACACCCAAAAAATTGCAGAAATTCTCGCGGGGCCTCCGCTGCGCTCAGCGGGCACCCCCCTCGGGCAAACCTCCCCGGCATTCCAGACGCGACACCTACTCGGCTTCGCGGGATTCCCGCTCGATAGCCAGCTCACGCAGGACCGCATCTCAGGTGCGAGCCTGCACGCAACGCAGATCTTTTTCGTGACCGCACGCAAAAGGGTGCCCGCCAGACAGACACCCCTGATACGCGCAGGGCGTCCACGACCACGGACACCCCGTCCCCGTTGTCACTGCGCATCGTCGTCGTCCTCATCAGCGCCCTCCGCCAACACCTGCTCGATCCACGAACCCTCGGCAGCTTTACCCTTTTCACGGCTCCGTTCGACGGCCGACCACTCGGCCAGCTCATTAGCGCAGATAGCGCCACCGATCGCCAAGACCTGGCGCGCGATATCGACCTGGAGCGGCCAGATTGGATCCTCAGGGCCGAGGACAGTGCCGGCCACCTCGCGGCAAGCCTTCACCGCTTCGGCCTCGAGCTGCTCAGGATCGAGCCGCCCCGTCGTCACGTCATCCGCGATCGACACCGCCGCATCCACCGCGTGCTTCTTCGCGGCCGCCCGCCGCTCCGCACGATTACTCATTTTCCCAGCTCTCCCATCGTTTTCCGCGCAACCCACGACCTATCTACGCGTAGTTTCACTGCTCGATCTCCCGCGTCTCGACCACCTCGGCGTCAATCGCCGCATGCATCGCTTGACGAAGATCCGCCAGCACCTCAACCGTCGTCCGCTGAGTTACGTCGACCTCGACACGCCGCGCCGCATGCAGCCCATCAATCCGCGCCAACTGATCCGTAACAGACCGCAGTTCGCGAGACAACGTCACGATCAGGTCTGCATCACCACGCTGCACTGCGACCGCAACCTGTTCAAACAGCATCGTTTTCATCAACTGCATCCCCTCAGACAGCGATCGCCGCGACATCTCCGGCGAATCCCGCGTTCGCGCCCACAACCGCTCTACGGCGCTCTTAGCGGCCTGCCTATGCCCGAACCCCAGTTCATCCGCAATCGCCTGCCACGTGTAGCCCACGGCCCGTAGAGTGGCCGCCTGCTCATGGCGCGCCCGCGACTCCCTCCGAGTCCCAATGCGTTTCATGTCAGCAGAATGTCAGCAGTAGGTGACAGGGCGGCTGACTCGCCGGGTTCGGGGTCATTTGACTCGCCTCAGTGTTGGTCCGTGGTTGGCGAGGTCGTATGCGTGGATTGCGTTGCGGAGTCGTTCGATGTCGGTGTGGTCGATTGTGTATGGGCCGAGTTCGAGGTGTAGGCCTGCGGCTGTGTCGTGGACTAGTCGGATTGGGATTGTGCAGTAGGTGTCGGTTTCGTCGATCGCGGGTTCGATGGGGTCGAGTGTGTTGAGGACGGTTCGGTTTAGGTCTGTGGTGGCGGCGGTGTAGTCCGCGTCGAGGAGTGGAAAGTCGGCCATCTGGAGTGCCTTTCGTTGGGTGTTGTTGGCGCACTGGTTTGGTTTCTGAATGTCTGTTGTGTGGTGTGTGTGCGCCGCGTGCGCCCTATAGGGGCGCTGGCGCACTGGCGCACTCACTTTTACTAGTGCGCTGGCGCACTGGTGGCGCACTTCGGCGCACTGGCGCACTGGGTTGGTCATTGGGTTGTCCCGCATTCGAGGTGTTGTCCGGTCTGTCCGGCGGTGAGTGGGTAGTGGCAGACCGCGCAGGGGTTGGCGATGCGGTGCAGCTTGGATCGGTGTGGTCCGTTGTCGACGGTGACCAGGCCGCGGGCGACTGCGGCTTTTAGTGCGTCGCGCAGTGCTCGCCGGGTGTGTTCGCTGTCGGTGGTGGCGGCTTCGATGTCGCGGCCGGACAGTCCTTCCCCGTGGTGTCGGGCCAGGGCGGCGACGACGTCATGCTCTGCGGCTTCGATTTTCGCGTCGTGGCGTGATCCGGCTGCGTATGTGAGTCGTCGGTTGATGGGGTCAAAGCTGAGGCGTCCTTCGGGCACATCGACGTCGCGGCCATAGGCGGAGAAGAACCGAGGAGACCCGGGGTTGTCGTCCTCGCGGACCAGACGCCAGATCGCGTCGGGCCAATCCTGCAGACGGCTATCGCCGCGGGCACGTTCGTTGGTGTGGCCCATGTGCTGCACGATCAAGGCGTCGGGAATGTCTGCTTCAATGAGTAGCGCGTCGAAAGCGACGAGGAATTGGCCGGCGTCGCGGTGTTCGTCGAGTCCGAGCGCGTCCAGCACCGGCCGTAGGCAGTCGAGCACAAGGTATTCGACGCCGAGGTCGCGGAGTCGTGTGGCCCACTGGGCGCGGATCCGGTCGTCGAGCAGGTTGAGCGATGCGACTCGGCCGCGTAGTCCGGCGACGTCGGCCAGGGCGGCGCGGTTGGCGATGTTCTGGTCGCGGAGCCATCGGCGCAGAGTGTTGTCGTCGAGCTCGGTGTCGATTAGCGCGATTCTGCGCGGCGGCATCGGGATGTCGAACTGTCCGAGGAACGGTTGTTGGTCTGATAAGGACCCCAACAGATTCCCGACGAGCGTGGTTTTGCCTGCCTTGAACTGAGCCGACATCAGTACACGGCCGTTGAGTAGCGCCAGCTGGTCAATGCGATAACGGGCAGCTGTGTCGGGCTCTGCTAGCAGCTCGTCGAGGCTGCGCACCGGGGGTGGTGTTACGGCCGGCCGGTCCTGCTCGTCGAGACGGCGCCGAGCTTCCCGCTCAATCCGCAGTACGCGCATCCGGTTCTCGATCACCTGCTCTTCGTGATCACCGTGCTCTGCCACGTTGTTGGCGTCGGCACGGTCGGATATCGAATCCGCCCCGTTGTGGGGGACGGTTGATGTGCGCTCGTCGTCGGGTGGCTCTGGCGGGAGTGGGATTTGCGCCCAATCGTCATCGGTGACGGGATAGTCGCCGGCGTCGAAGCGTGCCACCCGCTCCGCAACGGCCCTGCCCCTATCGATGAGTTCCGGGTCGCCGCTCATCCGACGATCCTCGAGCTCGGATCCCGGCGTCGTGTGTACGGCGATGGCGCTAGGCGTAGAGACGCTTCCCGACGCCGCCGAAGCTGCGTCGGCGTCGATTGGTCGACCGGCGGCCGACACACCGTCCCTTTGCGGACGAACTCAGGCCTGAACTGTCTGTCGAGGCGGCTATCATTGTGGTCATCGACTTCGGCTGTCGTGTGGGTGGCGCTCTCTGTGGCGGGGGGCGCCACTTCTTTTTCGGGTTTTTCGGGCGGCCCTTCTTTGATCGGTCCGGTCATGCCGCACCGCCTGCATTCCGCAGTACCGCTGCAACTTTCGCGAGTTGCTCTGCGCTTGGGGTGGGCCAGTCTGCTACGACTCGGGCGGCGTGCTCGGCGAGGACTTCGTAGGCGAGGGCTTGGCCGACTTCACGGACCTTTGGGTGGTCCGGAGGGTAGGACTGTAGGCGACGGGCTTTACTAGCGCGGAGTTTAGCGACGGGGGCCGAGGGAGCGGCCATTGTGTTGCCTCCTAGGGCAGGGCGAATCACGCCCTCCGCTGGGAGGCTTACTCAAACGGCACCGACTAGAGCCGCTTGTTACGTGACATGTTAGCCGCTAAATCGGCAAGCGGGATGAACGACACGGCGCCATTTTTGGCGTGCCATCGATCCAGGAACGGCACCAAGTTCGCGTGACGCACCGGGACAGTGGTGGGCTTTGGGTCGGTGTCTTTCCGCGGTAGGTCGGCGCACTTAGGACACTTGACGTTGTACCTGCGGTCCGTCCACCTCGGATCTTCAATATCGTCAGTGAGCCAGTTGTCGGACGCATCATCGACGAACACTTCCGCGTCCGACAACAAACGCAACCGCGCAGATTCATCCATCCGCAGCCAGTCGCCGTCGACCTTTACGAATTCGGCGACGGGCGTTTCCCTGTGGTTGCCGCAGTAGATAAAGACGACAGGATACGGATTGGGAATAGTCAATGGCGTGTCGTCGGCAGTGGATTGAAGCTCCTGACGCATCGCTTCGCGGTGCGCATCGAGCGAGTCGAACACCGGCATGTCCTTGTCGTCACCGCTGTGCATCCTTGGCGCCCTTCTTTGGTGTTATCGCCACAGTGTCTTTGTTGAATACGCGCGAATACCTAGTGCCCGGTAGCAGTCGAACCACACACAACGCATCGATGACGGCGCGTTGCGCCATGAGGCCCGCGCCGAAAAATGCGGCTGCGGGGTCTGGCGAGTTGAGGATTTCGCCTAGCGCGGCACCTGAACTGTGCGCGGCGATCTTGCGCTCGATGACGGCGCGCTCAGCGCGTACCCGTTCTGTCGCTGAGGCGTACCGGTAACCGTCAATGAGGTCGGCGTCGTAGTCGGCCTCGATGCGTGCCAGCCGGTTCTGTAGCTGCTCGACCTCGGCGAGCAGCGGTGCGAGTTCGGACTCGGTCGGGGCCAGCAAATCGGCCATGTCCTCACGTTGCAGTCGGGCCACGATGACAGTGCGCACCCAATTGTCTACGGGCACGCGGGCCCGGTTCACATGCCGCTCTCTGCACACGTACCGGTTCTGCGACCAGCTACTCACCGGTGCCTCACAAATGCCGCACAGGAACAATCCCGACCCGAGGTGCTTACGGTCGGTGCCTTCCCGATTGGAGACCCTGCGCGGGTCGTTGAGCTTGGCCTGCACCACGTCGAACACGTCATCGGAGACAATGGGCTCCCAGTTGCCCAGCTTTCCTGTCGGTTTGCCCTGATATATTGCGCGGCCCGCATAACGCGGGTTGACGAGGATCGTGCGAATCGTAGAAGGGTGCCATGGTTTGCGGCCGCGAGTGGTGACGCCTTCGTTGGTTAGGGTGCGAGCGATCGACTTCAGCGATTCGCCGGCGTGGAACATCTGGAACATTCTGCACACAAGGTCGGCCTCGGCGGGCACGATTTCGCCCTTCGGGGTGTAGCCGGTCAGTCGGACGCCGAGCGGCGGGCGGCCGAGACGCGCGCGCTGGCTGGCGGCATCGCGCTGTCTCCTCGATTTGCGATCTACCTCCGCGCGGGCCACTGCGAGCTTGACGCGGGCGAACATGCGCCCCCCGTCTGTCGTTAGGTCGGCCTCGCCGTTGGCGGTGACCAGCGCCAGGCCGCGGTCCTCTGCTGCGTCGATCCAGTCCTCGAGCTGCCGGGGCTGACGGGTTAGGCGGTCGAGGTCGTAGCACACAAGCGCGTCGAAATCGCCTGCCTCATACGCCTTTACGAGTGCGTCGTAACCGGGTCGGTTTTTGCGTGCATCGCTGGCGCTGATGCTGTTGTCCACGAACTCGCCAACCAACTTCCAGCCGCGTTGCTTGATGATCTTGACGCACTCACGCCTCTGACGGGCGATCGCCAGCCCCTCGCCCGTTTGGTCGAGCGAAATTCGAAGGTAGGTCGCGGCGCGCTGCGCACTTGCCATAGACATATTGTTGCACAGCGTTGTAATCTGGTCGAATTCCGCTTCAACGTGTAAAGTTGCTGCTCAACAGCCATTTATCGGCTCTCCGTCCGCAGTCCGTCCGCAGCAGGATTGACTGCCGCCTTGAAGAGGTTCGCGGCAGCCTTGCGGGTCCGCTCGTTGGCGTTAGGCCAGAGATGCGCATAGGTGTTCAGCGTGACGGTTGGCGACTTGTGCCCGAGTGCCCGCTGAACAGTCACCACGTCGCAGTTCTCGTAGATCAGGCCGGAAGCGTAGAAGTGGCGGAGGTCATGTAGGTCGTAGGCAACGTCGACGGCCGTCCGTGTCTTTCGCCATTGATACCCAACTGAGTTCTGATGGAGTGGGTTTCCGCCCTGACCGGGAAACTGAATCGCCCTGGTTCTGACGGAGACTCGAACTATTGGATTGCGACCAGGGGTTGGTCGGTCCGTTGGGCATCGTAGAACGCTGCTTCGAACTCTGTGGGTGAAACGTCATCGAGGTAGCTGTGGAGGCGGTTGGTGTTGTGCCAGTAGACCCAGCCCAGGGTGGCCAGTTCGACGTCCTCGACGGTCTTCCATGGACCGCTGCGGGCGGGGCCGTAGATCAGCTCGGCTTTGTAGTAGCCGTTGACTGTCTCGGCGAGGGCGTTATCGAAACTGTCTCCGATTGAACCGATCGAGGGCACCGCGCCGATCTCGGCGAGCCGTTCCCCGTAGCGGATGGACGTGAACTGCGATCCGGCATCGGAGTGACATGTCAAGCCTTCCAACAGGTTTCCGCGTGACCAGCGGGCCATTTCCAACGCGTCGAGCACCATGGTGGTGCGCATGTGAGACGCCACTCGCCAGCCCACGATCATCCGGGAGTAGGCGTCGACGATGAAGCAGACATAGGCCACCCCCGACCAGGTCGGCACGAACGTCACGGTGACCCATGAATCGCCCTGGTTCTGACGGAGACTCGAACTATTGGATTGCGACCAGGGGTTGGTCGGTCCGTTGGGCATCGTAGAACGCTGCTTCGAACTCTGTGGGTGAAACGTCATCGAGGTAGCTGTGGAGGCGGTTGGTGTTGTGCCAGTAGACCCAGCCCAGGGTGGCCAGTTCGACGTCCTCGACGGTCTTCCATGGACCGCTGCGGGCGGGGCCGTAGATCAGCTCGGCTTTGTAGTAGCCGTTGACTGTCTCGGCGAGGGCGTTATCGAAACTGTCTCCGATTGAACCGATCGAGGGCACCGCGCCGATCTCGGCGAGCCGTTCCCCGTAGCGGATGGACGTGAACTGCGATCCGGCATCGGAGTGACATGTCAAGCCTTCCAACAGGTTTCCGCGTGACCAGCGGGCCATTTCCAACGCGTCGAGCACCATGGTGGTGCGCATGTGAGACGCCACTCGCCAGCCCACGATCATCCGGGAGTAGGCGTCGACGATGAAGCAGACATAGGCCACCCCCGACCAGGTCGGCACGAACGTCAGATCGGTGACCCACAATTGGTTGGGCGCGCTCGCGCTGAACTTCCGGTTGACCAGATCCGGGTGGCGCCGCGGCCGGGTCCGGTGTGGTGGTGGGCACCCGTTTACCGCGGCGCACTCCGTGGATGCCGGCCGCGCGCATCAGCCGCGCGACCTGGTCGCGGCCGACGTCGTGGCCAGCGCGGCGGGCGGCTTTCCACAGCTTGCGCGCCCCGTAGACGCGGTAATTGTCCTCCCACAACGCCACCAGGGCAGGCCCCAGGACCTCGTCCCGCTGCGCGCGCGCCGACGGCGCGCGGGTCTTGGTGTCGTAGTAGGTGCTCGGGGCCATCGACACCCCTGCGGTGCGCAGGACGGTGATGATGGGCTCGACCCCGAACTCGGCGCGATGGGCGTCGACGAAGTCGACTACTTCTTGTGTTGGCGGTCGAGCTCCGCCCCGAAGAAACTGGCCGCTCGCTTCAGTATTTCGTTGGCACGCTTGAGTTCTCGGTTCTCCTGTTCAAGCGCTTTGATCCGCGCCGACTCCGCAGTGGACACTCCCGGTGCGTACCCGTCGTCGATGTCAGCCTGGCGCACCCACGAGCGCACCGACTCCACCCCGTACCCGAGCTGGCGGGCCACCCGCGACACCGTGCCCTGCTCGGTGCCCAACTCGGCACGCAGAGCGCGGACCATCCGCACCGCGGCGGCCTTCTCCTCCGGGCTGTAA
The nucleotide sequence above comes from Mycolicibacterium moriokaense. Encoded proteins:
- a CDS encoding AAA family ATPase, yielding MSGDPELIDRGRAVAERVARFDAGDYPVTDDDWAQIPLPPEPPDDERTSTVPHNGADSISDRADANNVAEHGDHEEQVIENRMRVLRIEREARRRLDEQDRPAVTPPPVRSLDELLAEPDTAARYRIDQLALLNGRVLMSAQFKAGKTTLVGNLLGSLSDQQPFLGQFDIPMPPRRIALIDTELDDNTLRRWLRDQNIANRAALADVAGLRGRVASLNLLDDRIRAQWATRLRDLGVEYLVLDCLRPVLDALGLDEHRDAGQFLVAFDALLIEADIPDALIVQHMGHTNERARGDSRLQDWPDAIWRLVREDDNPGSPRFFSAYGRDVDVPEGRLSFDPINRRLTYAAGSRHDAKIEAAEHDVVAALARHHGEGLSGRDIEAATTDSEHTRRALRDALKAAVARGLVTVDNGPHRSKLHRIANPCAVCHYPLTAGQTGQHLECGTTQ
- a CDS encoding recombinase family protein; this translates as MASAQRAATYLRISLDQTGEGLAIARQRRECVKIIKQRGWKLVGEFVDNSISASDARKNRPGYDALVKAYEAGDFDALVCYDLDRLTRQPRQLEDWIDAAEDRGLALVTANGEADLTTDGGRMFARVKLAVARAEVDRKSRRQRDAASQRARLGRPPLGVRLTGYTPKGEIVPAEADLVCRMFQMFHAGESLKSIARTLTNEGVTTRGRKPWHPSTIRTILVNPRYAGRAIYQGKPTGKLGNWEPIVSDDVFDVVQAKLNDPRRVSNREGTDRKHLGSGLFLCGICEAPVSSWSQNRYVCRERHVNRARVPVDNWVRTVIVARLQREDMADLLAPTESELAPLLAEVEQLQNRLARIEADYDADLIDGYRYASATERVRAERAVIERKIAAHSSGAALGEILNSPDPAAAFFGAGLMAQRAVIDALCVVRLLPGTRYSRVFNKDTVAITPKKGAKDAQR
- a CDS encoding tyrosine-type recombinase/integrase, which produces MVRVSVRTRAIQFPGQGGNPLHQNSVGYQWRKTRTAVDVAYDLHDLRHFYASGLIYENCDVVTVQRALGHKSPTVTLNTYAHLWPNANERTRKAAANLFKAAVNPAADGLRTESR